Proteins from a single region of Microbacterium sp. zg-Y818:
- a CDS encoding acetylornithine transaminase, with protein MTADSWKDDAQRDLVRNVGERAALFVRGEGAALWDAEGRRYLDFLAGIAVNSIGHAHPTFVEAVSRQAATLAHVSNFFATPSQLELAARLKRLAGTGPDGRVYFGNSGAEANEAAFKLARLHGGAARPRILAFKDAFHGRTMGTLALTGKPYMQEPFLPMVPGVEFIDSTVEALEQAMDDRVAALFVEPIKGEAGVVELPEGFLRAAREITARHGALLIVDEIQTGAGRTGAWFAFQHADITPDAITVAKGIGGGFPIGALITFGAASELFYPGTHGSTFGGNALGTAVASAVLGEIESADLVANAAVRGQQIREAVAAIGSPLVDGCRGQGLLIGIALRHPVAGAVVAAAQEHGLIVNAANDSTVRLAPPLTIGDVEIDEFADLFARALSTVEQALLLDAPTTPEEASA; from the coding sequence ATGACCGCAGACAGCTGGAAGGACGACGCCCAGCGCGATCTGGTGCGCAACGTCGGTGAGCGCGCGGCGCTGTTCGTGCGCGGCGAGGGGGCGGCCCTCTGGGATGCCGAGGGGCGTCGTTACCTCGACTTCCTCGCCGGCATCGCGGTCAACTCCATCGGCCACGCCCACCCGACGTTCGTCGAGGCGGTCTCGCGGCAGGCCGCGACCCTCGCCCACGTATCGAACTTCTTCGCCACCCCGTCGCAGCTCGAGCTCGCCGCGCGCCTGAAGCGCCTTGCCGGCACAGGCCCGGACGGCCGCGTGTACTTCGGAAACTCCGGGGCGGAGGCCAACGAAGCAGCCTTCAAACTGGCCCGCCTGCACGGCGGAGCCGCCCGGCCCCGCATCCTCGCCTTCAAGGACGCCTTCCACGGTCGCACCATGGGCACGCTCGCGCTCACCGGAAAGCCCTACATGCAGGAGCCGTTCCTGCCGATGGTGCCCGGGGTGGAGTTCATCGACTCCACCGTCGAAGCGCTCGAGCAGGCGATGGACGACCGGGTGGCGGCGCTGTTCGTCGAACCCATCAAGGGCGAGGCGGGCGTCGTGGAGCTGCCGGAGGGGTTCCTCCGCGCCGCTCGCGAGATCACCGCGCGTCACGGGGCGCTGCTCATCGTCGACGAGATCCAGACCGGCGCCGGCCGCACCGGCGCCTGGTTCGCGTTCCAGCACGCCGACATCACCCCCGACGCCATCACGGTGGCCAAGGGCATCGGCGGCGGGTTCCCCATCGGGGCGCTCATCACCTTCGGCGCGGCGAGTGAGCTGTTCTACCCCGGCACCCACGGCTCGACCTTCGGCGGCAACGCCCTCGGCACCGCCGTCGCCTCGGCGGTGCTCGGTGAGATCGAGAGCGCAGACCTGGTGGCCAACGCCGCCGTGCGCGGTCAGCAGATCCGCGAAGCCGTCGCCGCCATCGGCTCGCCCCTGGTGGACGGATGCCGCGGGCAGGGACTGCTCATCGGCATCGCGCTGCGGCATCCCGTCGCAGGCGCCGTCGTCGCCGCCGCGCAGGAGCACGGGCTCATCGTCAACGCGGCCAACGACAGCACCGTGCGCCTCGCGCCGCCGCTGACGATCGGCGACGTCGAAATCGACGAGTTCGCGGACCTCTTCGCCCGCGCGCTGTCCACCGTCGAGCAGGCGCTCCTGCTCGACGCCCCCACCACCCCCGAGGAGGCATCCGCGTGA
- the argF gene encoding ornithine carbamoyltransferase encodes MTRHLLRDDDLTAAEQAEILDLAVALKKDRWKLKPLEGPQTVAVIFDKSSTRTRVSFAVGIADLGGSPLIISMASSQLGGKETPADTARVLERQVAAIVWRTYTQAGLEEMAAGTRVPVVNALSDDFHPCQLLADLLTIREHKGELKGLTLAFFGDGCSNMGHSYALAGVTAGMHVRIASPEMYAPRADVVADAERRAAETGGSLTLYTDPVAAAAGADVIVTDTWVSMGKEEEKAARLQELGAYKVTSETMALAAPDATFMHCLPADRGYEVDAEVIDGPQSVVWDEAENRLHAQKALLVWLLRQQ; translated from the coding sequence GTGACCCGTCACCTGCTGCGCGACGACGACCTGACCGCGGCCGAACAGGCCGAGATCCTCGACCTGGCCGTCGCCCTCAAGAAGGACCGCTGGAAGCTGAAGCCCCTCGAAGGGCCGCAGACGGTCGCGGTGATCTTCGACAAATCCTCCACCCGCACGCGGGTGTCGTTCGCCGTCGGCATCGCCGATCTGGGCGGATCCCCGCTCATCATCTCCATGGCGAGCAGTCAGCTGGGCGGCAAGGAGACCCCCGCCGACACCGCGCGCGTGCTCGAGCGCCAGGTCGCGGCGATCGTCTGGCGCACCTACACGCAGGCCGGGCTGGAGGAGATGGCGGCAGGCACGCGCGTGCCGGTGGTCAACGCCCTCAGCGATGACTTCCACCCGTGCCAGCTGCTGGCCGATCTGCTCACCATCCGTGAGCACAAGGGGGAGCTCAAGGGGCTGACACTCGCCTTCTTCGGTGACGGATGCAGCAACATGGGCCACTCCTACGCCCTCGCGGGCGTCACTGCCGGCATGCACGTGCGCATCGCCTCGCCCGAGATGTACGCGCCGCGGGCCGATGTCGTCGCCGACGCCGAGCGCCGCGCCGCCGAGACCGGGGGGTCGCTCACGCTGTACACCGATCCGGTCGCGGCCGCCGCGGGCGCCGACGTCATCGTCACCGACACGTGGGTGTCGATGGGCAAGGAGGAGGAGAAGGCGGCGCGCCTGCAGGAACTCGGCGCCTACAAGGTCACTTCCGAGACCATGGCGCTCGCCGCGCCGGATGCCACGTTCATGCACTGCCTTCCTGCCGACCGCGGCTACGAGGTCGACGCCGAGGTCATCGACGGCCCGCAGAGCGTCGTCTGGGACGAGGCGGAGAACCGGCTGCACGCGCAGAAGGCGCTGCTGGTGTGGCTGCTGCGCCAGCAGTAA
- the argH gene encoding argininosuccinate lyase codes for MSGSKSEGTNAGALWGGRFASGPSPELAALSRSTHFDWALAPYDIAGSHAHAKALAAAGYLTADEEGRMHAGLDALAAAVQDGTLVAGPDDEDVHGALEAALIAEVGAVLGGKLRAGRSRNDQIATLVRMYLLDHSRLIAREILRVIDAIVAQAEAHSTAIMPGRTHLQHAQPILLAHHLQAHAWPLVRDLERLRDWTARASVSPYGGGALAGATLGLDPQLVADELGLARPAENSLDGTAARDVVAEFAFIAAMIAVDLSRFAEDIIIWNTREFGFVTLDDGYSTGSSIMPQKKNPDIAELARGKAGRLIGNLSGLLATLKALPLAYNRDLQEDKEPVFDSVTTLEVVLPAFAGMVATLRFDTERMASLAPQGFSLATDVAEWLVKRGVPFRDAHEISGALVRACEQRGMELQDAGDDLLAEISPQLTPQVREVLSIQGSVASRDGVGGTAPVRVDEQRAELVARAQSVAHALGI; via the coding sequence GTGAGCGGAAGCAAAAGTGAAGGCACGAACGCGGGCGCACTGTGGGGCGGACGGTTCGCCTCTGGCCCCTCGCCGGAACTGGCGGCGCTGAGCCGCTCCACTCACTTCGACTGGGCGCTGGCCCCGTACGACATCGCCGGCTCCCATGCCCACGCCAAGGCGCTCGCCGCCGCGGGCTATCTGACCGCCGACGAGGAAGGGCGCATGCACGCGGGCCTGGACGCACTGGCCGCCGCCGTGCAGGACGGCACCCTCGTCGCCGGCCCGGACGACGAGGACGTGCACGGCGCGCTGGAAGCCGCGCTCATCGCCGAGGTGGGCGCGGTGCTCGGGGGCAAGCTGCGCGCCGGTCGCAGCCGCAACGACCAGATCGCCACCCTCGTGCGCATGTACCTGCTCGATCACTCGCGGCTGATCGCCAGGGAGATCCTGCGGGTCATCGATGCGATCGTGGCCCAGGCAGAGGCGCATTCCACCGCGATCATGCCAGGGCGCACGCACCTGCAGCACGCCCAGCCCATCCTCTTGGCGCACCATCTGCAGGCCCATGCCTGGCCGCTGGTGCGCGACCTCGAGCGCCTGCGCGACTGGACGGCGCGCGCGAGCGTCTCGCCCTACGGCGGGGGAGCGTTGGCAGGAGCGACGCTGGGGCTGGACCCGCAGCTGGTCGCCGACGAGCTGGGGCTGGCCCGGCCGGCCGAGAACTCTCTCGACGGGACCGCCGCGCGTGATGTCGTCGCGGAGTTCGCGTTCATCGCGGCGATGATCGCGGTGGATCTCTCGCGCTTCGCCGAGGACATCATCATCTGGAACACGCGCGAGTTCGGATTCGTGACACTCGACGACGGGTACTCGACGGGGTCGAGCATCATGCCGCAGAAGAAGAACCCCGACATCGCCGAGCTTGCCCGTGGCAAGGCGGGGCGGCTCATCGGCAACCTCTCGGGCCTGCTCGCGACTCTGAAGGCGCTTCCGCTGGCTTACAACCGCGACCTGCAAGAGGACAAAGAGCCGGTCTTCGACTCCGTGACCACGCTCGAAGTCGTGCTGCCGGCGTTCGCCGGCATGGTCGCGACGCTGCGCTTCGACACCGAGCGCATGGCCTCTCTCGCCCCGCAGGGATTCTCACTGGCCACGGATGTCGCCGAATGGCTGGTCAAGCGCGGAGTGCCCTTCCGCGACGCGCACGAGATCTCTGGCGCGTTGGTGCGGGCGTGCGAGCAGCGAGGGATGGAACTGCAGGATGCCGGCGACGACCTCCTCGCCGAGATCTCCCCGCAGCTGACGCCGCAGGTGCGAGAGGTGCTGTCGATCCAGGGCTCGGTGGCGAGCCGGGACGGGGTCGGCGGCACGGCTCCGGTGCGCGTCGACGAGCAGCGCGCCGAGCTGGTCGCCCGGGCCCAGAGCGTCGCCCACGCCCTCGGGATCTAA
- a CDS encoding HAD-IIA family hydrolase, translating to MALFSRNATPTPLDGVDVVLADLDGVVYAGPGPLPHAVESLVRAGQTRRLGYITNNASRTDATVASHLRELGLSSTRPEDVVTSPQAAMRLLRERVAPGARILVVGGDGLTVEVEKAGYAVTRSADDSPAAVVQGFAPDVGWQHLAEAAYALALPEDEGGIPWIATNTDWTIPQARGLAPGNGTLVSAVHTAVGRLAVVAGKPERPIFDEAVARFGASNPLFLGDRLDTDIAGAQAAGIPSVLVLTGVDRPKHVLAAPPHSRPTYILGDLRELHEPYPEVKIKGDVTTVRDAAVRIDGPDVHILSEGSRPIDLVRAGAAAIWATGRGIFGFRVPERLYADPFHRP from the coding sequence ATGGCGCTGTTCTCGCGCAACGCCACGCCGACGCCGCTTGACGGAGTCGACGTCGTTCTGGCCGACCTCGACGGGGTCGTCTATGCCGGACCCGGCCCGCTTCCGCACGCGGTGGAGAGCCTGGTGCGCGCGGGTCAGACCCGCCGGCTCGGCTACATCACCAACAACGCCTCGCGCACCGACGCCACGGTGGCAAGCCACCTGCGTGAACTCGGCCTGTCTTCGACCAGACCCGAGGACGTCGTAACCAGTCCGCAGGCGGCCATGCGGCTGCTGCGGGAGCGCGTGGCGCCCGGCGCGCGCATCCTCGTCGTCGGTGGTGACGGACTGACGGTCGAGGTGGAGAAGGCGGGCTACGCAGTCACGCGCAGCGCCGACGACTCGCCGGCCGCGGTCGTGCAGGGCTTCGCGCCCGACGTCGGCTGGCAGCACCTGGCCGAAGCGGCGTACGCGCTCGCACTGCCTGAGGACGAGGGCGGCATCCCGTGGATTGCCACCAACACCGACTGGACGATCCCTCAGGCGCGGGGCCTCGCTCCGGGCAACGGCACCCTGGTGTCAGCCGTGCATACCGCGGTCGGCCGGCTCGCCGTCGTGGCGGGCAAGCCGGAACGCCCGATCTTCGACGAAGCCGTGGCCCGCTTCGGCGCATCGAACCCACTGTTCCTCGGTGACCGCCTCGACACCGACATCGCGGGGGCTCAGGCCGCCGGCATCCCGTCGGTGCTCGTCCTCACCGGGGTGGACCGGCCCAAGCACGTGCTGGCTGCGCCGCCGCATTCGCGGCCGACGTACATCCTGGGCGACCTGCGCGAGCTGCATGAGCCGTACCCCGAGGTGAAGATCAAGGGCGACGTCACGACCGTGCGCGATGCGGCGGTCCGCATCGACGGACCCGACGTCCACATCCTTTCCGAGGGCTCGCGCCCCATCGATCTCGTGCGCGCGGGCGCGGCGGCGATCTGGGCGACAGGACGTGGTATCTTCGGGTTCCGCGTGCCGGAGCGGCTGTACGCCGACCCGTTCCACCGGCCCTGA
- a CDS encoding TlyA family RNA methyltransferase, with the protein MTERLDAAVAARGLARSRTHAAQLIAAGLVSVDGQPLVKASARVGEDAAITVAASDHYVSRAAHKLIAALDAFAVDVQDRTALDMGASTGGFTQVLRERGAHPVLAVDVGHGQLAASVAADPEVRAVEGFNVRHMTPESLAAASGVDVAPSVVTGDLSFISLAHVLPAVVAVCAPDADVVLLIKPQFEVGRTGVREGLVKNAGLRADAVAGVLWSAWDAGLGTCGLISSPIAGTHGNAEYLVHLRPGVDGNPTEWLRTVNRLAEIE; encoded by the coding sequence ATGACGGAGCGTCTCGATGCGGCCGTCGCTGCGCGCGGGCTTGCGCGCTCGCGCACGCACGCCGCGCAGCTGATCGCCGCCGGCCTCGTGAGCGTCGACGGGCAACCGCTCGTGAAAGCGTCCGCACGTGTGGGGGAGGATGCCGCGATCACCGTCGCGGCATCCGATCACTACGTCAGCCGAGCGGCGCACAAGCTGATCGCCGCACTCGACGCCTTCGCCGTGGACGTGCAGGACCGGACGGCGCTGGACATGGGGGCGTCCACCGGAGGATTCACGCAGGTGCTGCGTGAACGAGGCGCCCATCCCGTGCTCGCCGTCGACGTGGGCCACGGTCAGCTGGCGGCATCCGTCGCCGCCGACCCCGAGGTGCGGGCCGTCGAAGGGTTCAACGTGCGGCACATGACTCCGGAGAGCCTCGCCGCGGCCTCGGGCGTCGACGTGGCGCCGTCGGTGGTCACCGGCGACCTGTCGTTCATCTCGCTTGCGCACGTGCTGCCGGCCGTGGTGGCCGTCTGCGCCCCGGACGCCGACGTCGTCCTGCTGATCAAGCCGCAGTTCGAGGTGGGGCGAACGGGCGTGCGTGAGGGGCTCGTCAAGAACGCCGGCCTGCGCGCCGACGCCGTCGCCGGCGTGCTGTGGTCGGCATGGGACGCGGGCCTGGGCACCTGCGGGCTCATCTCGTCGCCGATCGCCGGCACGCACGGCAACGCGGAGTATCTGGTGCATCTGCGTCCGGGCGTGGACGGCAATCCGACAGAATGGTTGCGCACCGTGAACCGACTGGCGGAGATCGAATGA
- the argB gene encoding acetylglutamate kinase codes for MTDIQQTTPEEAAVKAGVLIESLPWLKRFSDQIIVIKFGGNAMVSDELQDAFAEDIAYLRFVGVKPVVVHGGGPQISKMLDRLSIPSEFKGGYRVTSTEAISVVRMVLTGQINPQLVSRINTHGPFASGLSGEDAGLFGGRRRGVHVDGVEHDLGNVGDVVAVDPQPVLDQLAAGRIPVVSSIAPDLDNPGQSLNVNADAAAASLAVALGATKLIILTDVPGLYADWPDRSSLVSHLTATDLRAMLPTLESGMIPKMQACLDAVDGGVDTAAIIDGRQPHSLLVEIFTEQGIGTEVVAG; via the coding sequence ATGACCGACATCCAGCAGACCACCCCCGAAGAGGCCGCGGTCAAAGCCGGCGTGCTGATCGAGTCGCTGCCCTGGCTCAAGCGCTTCAGCGACCAGATCATCGTCATCAAGTTCGGCGGCAACGCCATGGTCTCCGACGAGCTGCAGGATGCCTTCGCCGAAGACATCGCCTACCTGCGCTTCGTCGGGGTCAAGCCGGTCGTCGTGCACGGCGGCGGGCCGCAGATCTCCAAGATGCTCGACCGGCTGTCGATTCCGAGCGAGTTCAAGGGCGGGTATCGCGTCACCTCCACCGAGGCGATCTCGGTGGTGCGCATGGTGCTCACCGGGCAGATCAACCCCCAGCTGGTCAGCCGCATCAACACGCACGGCCCGTTCGCGAGCGGACTGTCCGGCGAAGACGCGGGCCTGTTCGGCGGACGCCGCCGTGGCGTGCACGTCGACGGAGTCGAGCACGACCTCGGCAATGTCGGCGACGTCGTCGCGGTCGATCCGCAGCCGGTGCTCGATCAGCTCGCCGCCGGGCGCATCCCGGTGGTCTCGAGCATCGCGCCCGACCTCGACAATCCCGGGCAGTCGCTCAACGTCAACGCCGACGCCGCTGCGGCATCCCTCGCCGTTGCGCTCGGGGCGACGAAGCTCATCATCCTCACCGACGTACCCGGCCTCTACGCCGACTGGCCAGACCGCAGCTCGCTGGTGTCGCACCTGACGGCGACCGACCTGCGCGCCATGCTGCCCACTTTGGAGTCGGGGATGATTCCGAAGATGCAGGCGTGCCTCGACGCCGTGGACGGTGGCGTCGACACCGCTGCGATCATCGACGGACGCCAGCCGCACTCGCTGCTGGTGGAGATCTTCACGGAGCAGGGAATCGGCACGGAGGTGGTGGCGGGATGA
- a CDS encoding SatD family protein has translation MSVAVTADIVGSRTLSDRGGAQQRLEAAVARVESDFALAERPLRPTVGDELQGVYPTLAAASAGVLLLRLALPDGVECRFGMGVGSLDDVPSVTVGTISEGPAWWAARAAIDTVHAKQSRSLPGVRTWAAAADGHDAAALEAVRLANSGFVARDQLVTAMTERGRRITYSRCIGDTQRAIAEVEGITQSAVSQALAASGGAVLVDAVRTLLAA, from the coding sequence ATGAGTGTGGCAGTCACCGCCGACATCGTCGGGTCCCGTACCCTCAGCGACCGGGGCGGCGCGCAACAGCGCCTCGAGGCCGCCGTCGCCCGGGTGGAGTCGGACTTCGCACTCGCGGAGCGGCCCCTGAGACCCACGGTCGGGGATGAGCTTCAGGGCGTCTACCCGACTCTTGCCGCGGCGTCCGCTGGAGTGCTCCTGCTTCGCCTCGCTCTCCCCGATGGCGTCGAGTGCCGTTTCGGCATGGGCGTGGGTTCGCTTGACGACGTGCCGTCGGTGACCGTCGGCACCATCTCGGAGGGGCCCGCCTGGTGGGCAGCCCGCGCAGCGATCGACACCGTGCACGCGAAGCAGAGCCGTTCCCTTCCCGGTGTTCGCACATGGGCGGCCGCCGCCGACGGGCACGATGCCGCAGCGCTGGAGGCGGTTCGGCTGGCGAACTCGGGATTCGTCGCGCGCGATCAGCTCGTGACGGCTATGACCGAGCGGGGTCGGCGCATCACGTACAGCCGGTGCATCGGCGACACGCAGCGCGCGATCGCAGAGGTCGAGGGGATCACGCAGTCCGCGGTCTCACAGGCACTCGCGGCGTCCGGGGGAGCGGTGCTCGTCGACGCCGTGCGCACCCTTCTGGCCGCGTGA
- the argJ gene encoding bifunctional glutamate N-acetyltransferase/amino-acid acetyltransferase ArgJ codes for MSVTAARGFDAAGVAVALKSTGNKDVAIVVNRGPLKVGAAVFTSNRAKANPIIWSQQAIADGVVEAVVLNSGGANCFTGSFGFQTTHQTAEKTAELLGVSAGDVIVCSTGLIGTGDEVFRAKVLDGVEKGIAALSPDGGDDAAHAIMTTDSRSKQSVFRGEGWTIGGMAKGAGMLAPGLATMLVVITTDAVIDAAEADAHLRAATRVSFDRLDSDGCMSTNDQVTLLASGASDVVPDPHAFRAALAAVCSDLARQLQGDAEGASHDITIQVTGAATEDDAVTVGRSVARNNLFKAAIFGNDPNWGRVLAAIGTTDAAFDPYDVDVWMNGVRVCTAGGPDRPREEVDLTPRATHVHIDLKVGDAVATILTNDLTHDYVHENSAYSS; via the coding sequence GTGAGCGTCACGGCAGCACGAGGATTCGACGCGGCCGGCGTCGCCGTCGCCCTGAAGTCGACCGGTAACAAGGACGTCGCGATCGTCGTCAACCGCGGCCCGCTCAAGGTCGGCGCGGCGGTCTTCACCAGCAACCGCGCCAAGGCGAACCCCATCATCTGGTCGCAGCAGGCCATCGCCGACGGCGTGGTCGAGGCAGTCGTGCTCAACTCCGGCGGCGCCAACTGCTTCACCGGGTCGTTCGGCTTCCAGACCACGCACCAGACCGCCGAGAAGACCGCCGAGCTGCTGGGCGTGAGCGCCGGCGACGTCATCGTCTGCTCCACGGGACTCATCGGCACCGGCGACGAGGTCTTCCGTGCCAAGGTGCTCGACGGGGTCGAGAAGGGCATCGCAGCGCTCAGTCCCGACGGTGGCGACGACGCCGCGCACGCCATCATGACCACCGACTCCCGTTCCAAGCAGAGCGTCTTCCGCGGCGAAGGCTGGACGATCGGGGGCATGGCCAAGGGCGCCGGCATGCTGGCGCCGGGACTTGCCACCATGCTCGTCGTCATCACGACCGACGCGGTCATCGACGCGGCCGAGGCCGACGCCCACCTGCGCGCCGCCACCCGCGTGAGCTTCGACCGGCTCGACTCCGACGGCTGCATGTCGACCAACGACCAGGTGACGCTGCTCGCCAGCGGCGCCAGCGACGTCGTCCCCGACCCGCATGCCTTCCGCGCCGCGCTCGCCGCGGTGTGCAGCGACCTCGCACGCCAGCTGCAGGGCGACGCCGAGGGCGCGAGCCACGACATCACCATCCAGGTCACCGGTGCCGCCACCGAGGACGACGCCGTGACCGTCGGCCGCTCGGTCGCCCGCAACAACCTCTTCAAGGCCGCGATCTTCGGCAACGACCCCAACTGGGGGCGGGTGCTGGCCGCCATCGGCACGACGGATGCCGCCTTCGACCCCTACGACGTCGACGTCTGGATGAACGGCGTGCGTGTCTGCACCGCCGGCGGCCCCGACCGCCCGCGCGAGGAGGTCGACCTCACCCCCCGCGCGACCCACGTGCACATCGACCTCAAGGTCGGCGACGCCGTGGCGACGATCCTCACCAACGACCTCACGCACGACTACGTCCACGAGAACAGCGCGTACTCCTCATGA
- the argC gene encoding N-acetyl-gamma-glutamyl-phosphate reductase, protein MTYSVAVSGASGYAGGEILRLLAAHPDIEIRTVTAHSNAGQPLIDHQPHLRSLAHLQLQETTPEVLAGHDIVFLALPHGQSGQYTDALADTPLVIDAGADHRLTSPEAWAQFYGGDFHEPWAYGVPELLVDGAKQRHRLVGASRIAAPGCNASTVSLSLAPGVAAGVIDPGDIVTVLAVGPSGAGKSLKPNLLAAEVLGSANPYAVGGTHRHIPEIRQALAAAPASPAGIDPADIRISFTPVIVPMSRGILATSSAPIAPGATDADIRGAWEQAYGDELFVQLLPEGHFPRTADVVGANTALLGLAIDRAANRVVVVAALDNLAKGTAGAAIQSMNIALGLPEATGLSVNGVAP, encoded by the coding sequence ATGACCTATTCGGTCGCCGTTTCCGGCGCTTCCGGCTATGCGGGCGGCGAAATCCTGCGCCTCCTCGCCGCTCATCCCGACATCGAGATCCGCACCGTCACGGCACACTCCAACGCCGGGCAGCCCCTCATCGACCACCAGCCGCACCTGCGGTCGCTCGCCCACCTGCAGCTGCAGGAGACGACGCCCGAGGTGCTCGCCGGCCACGACATCGTGTTCCTCGCCCTGCCGCACGGGCAGTCCGGGCAGTACACCGACGCGCTCGCCGACACCCCGCTCGTCATCGACGCCGGGGCCGACCACCGGCTGACCTCGCCCGAGGCCTGGGCGCAGTTCTACGGCGGCGACTTCCACGAGCCCTGGGCGTACGGCGTGCCGGAGCTGCTCGTCGACGGCGCAAAGCAACGTCACCGCCTGGTGGGCGCGAGCCGCATCGCCGCGCCCGGATGCAACGCCTCGACGGTCAGCCTGAGCCTCGCCCCGGGTGTCGCCGCGGGGGTCATCGACCCGGGTGACATCGTTACGGTGCTCGCCGTCGGTCCGTCCGGCGCGGGCAAGAGCCTGAAGCCCAACCTGCTCGCCGCCGAGGTGCTCGGCAGCGCGAACCCCTACGCGGTCGGCGGCACGCACCGGCACATCCCCGAGATCCGCCAGGCACTGGCCGCGGCCCCCGCAAGCCCCGCGGGCATCGACCCCGCCGACATCCGCATCTCGTTCACCCCGGTGATCGTGCCGATGTCCCGCGGCATCCTCGCCACGAGCTCCGCACCCATCGCACCGGGGGCGACGGATGCCGACATCCGCGGCGCATGGGAGCAGGCGTACGGCGACGAGCTGTTCGTGCAGCTGCTGCCCGAGGGGCACTTCCCGCGCACCGCCGACGTCGTGGGCGCCAACACCGCGCTCCTCGGCCTCGCGATCGACCGCGCAGCGAACCGCGTGGTGGTCGTGGCCGCGCTCGACAACCTGGCCAAGGGCACCGCGGGTGCCGCGATCCAGTCGATGAACATCGCCCTCGGCCTTCCCGAGGCCACGGGCCTGAGCGTGAACGGAGTGGCACCGTGA
- a CDS encoding DUF1624 domain-containing protein: MNAPGRLAGIDLARGLAIVGMLAAHLLDGQAPDTPTWVGLADGRSSILFATLAGVSIGLVTGGSVPLAGSAMRTARGRLAVRAGVLYVIGLLLIATGVPVYVILPAYALLFLLGIPFTGLGARALLSAAAVVALVMPFVQAWLDRAPFWDTAVGEQVALLVGWHYPFPVWIAFLLAGMGLARIDLRDLTTQLRLVVAGASLSMLGYGLALVSGASEFEEEVSVWGAVWTARPHSSGILEVIGSGGFAIAAIGVCLLLCRTPLTWVVLPLRAAGAMPLTAYVAQLLVWAVWAWLALGSTEGLAEFRALHPFWPITLGILAGCTLWALLLGRGPLERLLALLARRAVPGTAGRSAPVG, from the coding sequence TTGAACGCGCCCGGCCGGCTGGCCGGGATCGATCTGGCGCGAGGGCTGGCCATCGTCGGCATGCTCGCCGCGCACCTGCTGGACGGGCAAGCGCCGGACACGCCCACGTGGGTGGGGCTGGCGGACGGTCGTTCGTCGATCCTGTTCGCCACCCTTGCGGGGGTCTCGATCGGCCTGGTCACCGGGGGGAGTGTTCCCCTCGCCGGCTCCGCGATGCGGACGGCTCGGGGACGACTGGCCGTCCGTGCCGGCGTGCTGTACGTCATCGGCCTTCTGCTCATCGCCACGGGTGTGCCGGTTTACGTGATCCTCCCCGCCTATGCGCTGCTGTTCCTGCTCGGCATCCCGTTCACCGGGCTCGGCGCCCGCGCCCTTCTGAGCGCGGCGGCGGTGGTCGCCCTCGTCATGCCGTTCGTGCAGGCCTGGCTCGACCGGGCGCCCTTCTGGGACACGGCCGTGGGGGAGCAGGTCGCGCTGCTCGTGGGGTGGCACTATCCGTTCCCGGTGTGGATCGCGTTCCTCCTCGCCGGCATGGGCTTGGCGCGCATCGATCTGCGGGATCTGACCACACAGCTGCGCTTGGTCGTCGCGGGTGCTTCCCTGTCGATGCTGGGGTACGGGCTGGCGCTGGTCTCCGGCGCCAGCGAGTTCGAAGAGGAGGTATCGGTGTGGGGCGCGGTGTGGACGGCACGGCCGCACTCCAGTGGCATCCTCGAGGTCATCGGCTCGGGCGGGTTCGCGATCGCCGCGATCGGGGTGTGCCTGCTGCTGTGCCGCACTCCGCTGACCTGGGTCGTGCTGCCGCTGCGCGCTGCCGGCGCCATGCCGCTGACCGCCTACGTCGCGCAGCTCCTCGTCTGGGCGGTGTGGGCGTGGCTCGCGCTCGGCAGCACCGAGGGGCTCGCCGAGTTCCGGGCGCTGCACCCCTTCTGGCCGATCACCCTCGGCATCCTCGCCGGGTGCACGCTGTGGGCGCTGCTGCTGGGCCGGGGACCGCTGGAGCGGCTGCTCGCGCTGCTCGCGCGCCGCGCCGTCCCTGGAACGGCCGGGCGGTCGGCCCCGGTAGGCTGA